One region of Corvus hawaiiensis isolate bCorHaw1 chromosome 12, bCorHaw1.pri.cur, whole genome shotgun sequence genomic DNA includes:
- the GINS3 gene encoding DNA replication complex GINS protein PSF3, whose product MSDSYFPVGPGLGMEENFLSLDDILMSQEKLPGRAESALPRLAVLLGQGAGSAESVPEGSKLEIPLWLAKGLHDSKRRTISVELPKIYKEAWRTVFSADANVVDLHKMGPYYYGFGSQLLNFENPENPEIAQTILQTFIARFRRIMDSSQNAYNEDTSALVARLDELERALFQVGQKGLNDFQCWEKGQASQITASSLVQNYGKRKLTEVDG is encoded by the exons ATGTCCGACTCGTATTTCCCggtggggccggggctgggcaTGGAGGAGAATTTCCTCTCGCTGGACGACATCCTCATGTCGCAGgagaagctgccggggcgcgcAGAGAGCGCGCTGCCGCGCCTGGCCGTGTTGCTGGGGCAGGGCGCCGGCAGCGCCGAGTCCGTCCCGGAG GGATCAAAGCTGGAAATCCCACTGTGGCTTGCTAAAGGGCTGCATGACAGCAAAAGGAGAACCATCTCTGTGGAACTGCCAAAGATTTACAAGGAAGCCTGGAGGACGGTGTTCAGTGCTGATGCCAATGTGGTTGATCTGCATAAAATGGGGCCCTACTACTATGGATTTGGCTCACAGCTCCTGAATTTTGAGAATCCAGAGAATCCTGAGATAGCTCAGACTATCCTGCAG acGTTCATTGCCCGTTTCCGCCGCATCATGGACTCCTCTCAGAATGCCTACAACGAGGACACGTCTGCACTGGTGGCTCGGCTCGATGAGCTGGAACGGGCTCTCTTTCAAGTGGGCCAGAAAGGGTTAAATGACTTCCAGTGCTGGGAGAAGGGACAGGCTTCTCAAATCACAGCTTCCAGTCTGGTGCAGAACTATGGGAAAAGAAAGCTCACAGAAGTGGATGGTTAA